A stretch of DNA from Paracoccus methylovorus:
CCGCGACCGGCAACCATGCGCAGCGCACAGCCCGCCTTCTGGGCATCAAGATCCCGGCGATTCCCGTCGAGCACCAGTATATCGTGACCGAGCCCGATCCGGACCTTGCCGCCTGGCGCGCCGCCGGTAATCCCGAACACCCGGTCCTGCGCGATGCGGATGCCAAATGGTATGTGCGCGAGGAACGCGGCGGCTGGATCCTTGGTCCATATGAACGCAACGCTCCGGCGCGTTTCCTGTACGATGTGCCCGAAAGCTTCCGCGCCGATCTTTTCGCGTTGGATCTGGAACGGATCGAGCAGGAATACATGTCGATGATCCACCGGATTCCCAGCTCGGAAACTGTGGGTCTCAAGGACGATTTCAACGGCCCGATCTGCTACACGCCTGACGGCAACCCGCTGGTCGGCCCGGCACCCGGCCTGCGCAACATGTGGCTGGCCGAAGGCTTCAGCTTTGGTATCACCGCTGCGGGGGGCACGGGCCATTATCTGGCGCAGATGATGACCGAGGGCGAGGCCGAGATCGACATGGCCAGCCTTGACCCGCGCCGCTTCGGGCAGTGGATGACGACCGAATACGCGGCCCGGAAAAATGAAGAGGCCTATGAGCATGTCTTTGTCCTGCACCACCCCGATGAAGAACGCGAGGCCTGCCGCCCGCTGCGCACCACCCCGGCCTATGACCGCCAAAAGGCGGCGGGCGCGCAATTCGGGCAGGTGAACGGCTGGGAACGGCCGAACTATTACACGCCTGCCGGTTTCGACGACCATGCCGCGCGCAGTTTCCGCCGGGGCAGTTGGTGGCAATATGCCAAGGCCGAGGCCGAGGCGATTCGCAACGCCGCCGGTCTGATCGACGCCTCGGCCTTTGCCAAGCACCGCGTATCGGGCGAGGGGGCGACGGCGTTCCTTGACTGGTTCACCACCAACAAGCTGCCGAAAGTCGGTCGCATCAACCTGACCTATGCGCTGACCGAGACCGGCACGACGCGGACCGAATACACCATCGTCCGTCTGGCCGAGGATGACTACTACCTGATCTCGGCCGGCGCATGGGCGGATTACGACGGCGACCACCTGCGCAAGATGGCCGAGGAGATGGAGGGTGAATTCGGTCAGGTGATCGTGCAGGACATCACCACGCAATGGGGCGTCTTTGCCATTGCCGGCCCGAACAGCCGTGCGATCCTCAACGAACTGGTGCGCGATGCCGATCCCGCCTCGGTGCTGGGCAACAAGCGTTTCCCATGGCTGTCGATGCGCAATATCGAGCTGGGCATGTGCCCGGTCCGCGCCATCCGCGTCGCCTATACCGGCGAATTGGGGTGGGAGTTGCATCACCCCATCGAATTCGGCCGCTATCTTTGGGATCAACTGGTCGCTGCGGGTGAAAAACACGGCATGAAGTTGGTTGGTGCGCGGGCGCAGAACTGGTTGCGGCAGGAAAAAAGCTATCGCGCCTTCGGCACCGAACTGGGCCGCGATGCGACGCCGCTAGAGGCCGGGCTGGACCGATTTGTCGATCTGGACAAGGCGTTCAATGGCAAGCAGGCGATGCTGGACAAGGGTATTCGCAGCAAATGCGTCACCCTGCTGATCGACGGGCCGTCCGATGCCGATCCCTGGGGGCGCGAGGCGCTATATACCGCCGATGGCACCAAGGTCGGACGTCTGACCTCGGGCGGCTGGTCGGCGGCCTTTGGCAAATCCATCGGCATGGGCTATGTGCGCCCCGATCTGACCGAACCGGGAACCCGGCTCAAGGTTCGGATGCAACGCGAGTTGTGGGATGCGGTGGTGACCGAAGACAGCCCCTATGACCCCCAAAACAAGGTGATCCGTATCGACGGTTAAGCCGCTGAAAGAAGGCCCCGGGGCGCGGGGCCTTTTCCTTCATGCAGTGCCAAATTGGTGCCGCATTATCCCATAGCGATAAAACGGCTCGTCCTGCCGTAAACAGTTGATGAGACGCATTCCAACCTTGGCTGCCACGCGGATCGAGGCGAGGTTGTCGGGGTGGATGTCTGCAAACACCTGATGGACGCCCGAAAGGCGAAATGCGTGTTCCAGAACGGCTAGGGTCGCCTCGGTCGCATATCCTTTGCCCCATGCTGATCGGTTCAGTCGCCAGCCTGTCTCGAGTGCTGACTTTTGGGAGCCGTCAGCGGTCAGGAAGACCCAGCCGAGAAAACGATTGCCACCATCCTTGGGAAACAGCGACCAGTATCCCAGTCCCTCGCCCCAATTTGTCTGCATCCGTTCGCGAAGAAAGGCTTTATGTGCCTGCGGGTCTGTCCAAGGTCCGGGGATATATCTGGTGACCTCGGCATCGCAATCCATCGCCAGACAGGCGTCGAAATCGGCCAAAGAGCGCGGCCGCAGCTCAAGACGCTGCGTGGTGAACTGCGGCATGTTCCGGTCCATCGGAAAAAGACTCCGAAGACAGGAGCGTATTGCCGCGAGAATCGCAACCGGCGCGATGCATTCCTGCGGGGGTTTTCACCCAGTCGCTACCGACGCGCCGCCGCAAGCCGCCGATCCAGATCGTCGTGCAAGGCCTGGCGTTCCTCGGGCGCAAGGAATGCGCCCAGTTCGACCTCGCGCTTGCCGTCGGTCAGAACCAGATAATCCTTGACCGGGCCGTTCTGGCGCAGGGTGGCGCGCACCCAATAGGGGTTGGTCTGCCAGACCCGATCCGGCTGTCCGGGATCGCTGCGGATCAGGGTCAGGCGGTTCTGGTCAAGCCACATTACCTCATGCGCTGTGCCATAGCTGCGCTGAATGGCATGCCACAGCGCCCAGACCACCAGTGCGGCAAAGGGTAAAAGCCCCCAAAGCGCCGTCGAGCCGACCACTGCCAGCAGGGGTAACGCCAGTCCCGCTGTGGTCAGTCCGATCACCCAGACAAAGCCCTTACGGGACAATGAGCGGTGCGGCCAGATCTCAAGCCGAAAGCAAACGGCCCCGGAATCATCCGGGGCCGCGTCATGCCAAGTATAAGGCATCGCTGCTCAATGCGCGGGATTAATGCGCATGTGCGCGGTCCCAGTCCTCGCGCTTGGGCAGCGTCTCGAAAGTATGCTCCGGCGGCGGGGACGGCAGGGTCCATTCCAGCGTATCCGCATGCTCGTTCCAGTAGTTGGGAACGTTCACGCGCTTGCCGGCGAACAGCGTGTAGAAGACGATGCCGATGAACAGCAGGAACGAAGCGAACGAGATATAGGCCCCGATCGACGAGATGTTGTTCCAGTACGAGAACTCGACCGGATAGTCGATATAGCGGCGCGGCATGCCCTGACGGCCCAGGAAGTGCTGCGGGAAGAAGATCATGTTCGACCCGATGAACATCATCCAGAAATGCAGCTTGCCCGCCCATTCCGGGTATTGCCGGCCCGACATCTTGCCGATCCAGTAATAGACCCCGGCGAAGATCCCAAAGACCGCGCCCAGCGACATCACATAGTGGAAATGCGCCACGACGTAATAGGTGTCGTGATAGACCCGGTCCAGCGGCGCCTGGCTCAGCACCACGCCGGTCACGCCGCCGACGGTGAACAGGAACAGGAAGCCGAAGGCCCAGAGCATCGGCGTCTTGAACTCGATCGAGCCGCCCCACATCGTCGCGATCCACGAGAAGACCTTGATGCCGGTCGGCACCGCGATGGTCATGGTCGCCAGCATGAAATAGGCCTGCTGGGTCAGCGACATGCCAACCGTGTACATATGGTGCGCCCAGACCACGAAGCCCAGAATACCGATCGCGGCCATGGCCAGCACCATCGGCAGATAGCCGAAGATCGGCTTCTTGGAGAAGGTCGAAATCACATGGCTGATGATGCCGAAGCCCGGCAGGATGATGATATAGACCTCGGGGTGGCCAAAGAACCACAGGATGTGCTGGTAAAGCACCGGGTCGCCGCCACCGGCCGGGTCGAAGAAATGCGTGCCGAAGTTGCGGTCCATCAGCAGCATGGTGATCGCGCCCGCCAGAACCGGCAGCGACAGCAGGATCATCCATGCGGTGATGAAGACCGACCAGGCGAACAGCGGCACCTTGAACAGCGTCATGCCCGGGGCGCGCATGTTCAGGAAGGTGGTGATGATGTTGATCGCGCCCAGAATCGAGCTGGCACCCGAGACGTGGACGGCAAAGATCGCCAGATCCATGGAGTAGCCCGACTCGGTCGTCGAAAGCGGCGGGTAAAGCACCCAGCCCACGCCCGAGCCCGGCTGGTCGCTGCCGCCCGGCGCCAGAAGCGATGCGACACCCAGGGCCACGCCGCAGACATACATCCAGTAGGACAGGTTGTTCAGCCGCGGAAAGGCCA
This window harbors:
- a CDS encoding GcvT family protein, with amino-acid sequence MKTHVKALVVGGGAVGCGIALHLARAGWETMLVERDELTAGSTWHAAGLLPLFNMGYATTHIHDYSVKLYAGLEAETGLNAGFTRCGNLRMAQTQARMDEYMLYSATAETVGIEHEFLTPAQIKERWPLLRTEDLQGALFHPTDGYINPADVTQAMARAARMAGATIERRIQVNGYEWTGEEWIVTCEKMIEKGGNLVPSGEPFQIRAEHVVTATGNHAQRTARLLGIKIPAIPVEHQYIVTEPDPDLAAWRAAGNPEHPVLRDADAKWYVREERGGWILGPYERNAPARFLYDVPESFRADLFALDLERIEQEYMSMIHRIPSSETVGLKDDFNGPICYTPDGNPLVGPAPGLRNMWLAEGFSFGITAAGGTGHYLAQMMTEGEAEIDMASLDPRRFGQWMTTEYAARKNEEAYEHVFVLHHPDEEREACRPLRTTPAYDRQKAAGAQFGQVNGWERPNYYTPAGFDDHAARSFRRGSWWQYAKAEAEAIRNAAGLIDASAFAKHRVSGEGATAFLDWFTTNKLPKVGRINLTYALTETGTTRTEYTIVRLAEDDYYLISAGAWADYDGDHLRKMAEEMEGEFGQVIVQDITTQWGVFAIAGPNSRAILNELVRDADPASVLGNKRFPWLSMRNIELGMCPVRAIRVAYTGELGWELHHPIEFGRYLWDQLVAAGEKHGMKLVGARAQNWLRQEKSYRAFGTELGRDATPLEAGLDRFVDLDKAFNGKQAMLDKGIRSKCVTLLIDGPSDADPWGREALYTADGTKVGRLTSGGWSAAFGKSIGMGYVRPDLTEPGTRLKVRMQRELWDAVVTEDSPYDPQNKVIRIDG
- a CDS encoding GNAT family N-acetyltransferase, which codes for MPQFTTQRLELRPRSLADFDACLAMDCDAEVTRYIPGPWTDPQAHKAFLRERMQTNWGEGLGYWSLFPKDGGNRFLGWVFLTADGSQKSALETGWRLNRSAWGKGYATEATLAVLEHAFRLSGVHQVFADIHPDNLASIRVAAKVGMRLINCLRQDEPFYRYGIMRHQFGTA
- a CDS encoding DUF2244 domain-containing protein, producing the protein MPYTWHDAAPDDSGAVCFRLEIWPHRSLSRKGFVWVIGLTTAGLALPLLAVVGSTALWGLLPFAALVVWALWHAIQRSYGTAHEVMWLDQNRLTLIRSDPGQPDRVWQTNPYWVRATLRQNGPVKDYLVLTDGKREVELGAFLAPEERQALHDDLDRRLAAARR
- the ctaD gene encoding cytochrome c oxidase subunit I translates to MADAAVHGHGDHHDTRGFFTRWFMSTNHKDIGILYLFTAGVVGLISVCFTVYMRMELQHPGVQFMCLEGARLFPNAAAECTPNGHLWNVMITYHGVLMMFFVVIPALFGGFGNYFMPLHIGAPDMAFPRLNNLSYWMYVCGVALGVASLLAPGGSDQPGSGVGWVLYPPLSTTESGYSMDLAIFAVHVSGASSILGAINIITTFLNMRAPGMTLFKVPLFAWSVFITAWMILLSLPVLAGAITMLLMDRNFGTHFFDPAGGGDPVLYQHILWFFGHPEVYIIILPGFGIISHVISTFSKKPIFGYLPMVLAMAAIGILGFVVWAHHMYTVGMSLTQQAYFMLATMTIAVPTGIKVFSWIATMWGGSIEFKTPMLWAFGFLFLFTVGGVTGVVLSQAPLDRVYHDTYYVVAHFHYVMSLGAVFGIFAGVYYWIGKMSGRQYPEWAGKLHFWMMFIGSNMIFFPQHFLGRQGMPRRYIDYPVEFSYWNNISSIGAYISFASFLLFIGIVFYTLFAGKRVNVPNYWNEHADTLEWTLPSPPPEHTFETLPKREDWDRAHAH